The following nucleotide sequence is from Myxosarcina sp. GI1.
TTTGCGGAGGGGCATAAAATATAGCGATCGGGCTGTGGCGATCGCGCTGTTTCAACTCGGATAATTAGCCTGTATATTATACAGCTTGAGATTGTTAACTTTCTTCTTCCAGGGGAAAAAATGAAGATGATTTTTCTTGGGATAGGGAAGAATCTAACGGCACCTTACGATAGGCTTTGGGTAGAGAAACGGGGACGGTAGCAGGCGGAGTTCCAGGACTGACGATGCCGCCAGAAATTAAGACTTTAAAGGCATCTTCAATAGTAATTTCGAGATCGATAGCTTCATCTTCAGGGACAATCGCGTACCAGCCCGAGGTAGGATTGGGAGTCGTGGGAATAAAAACGCTAATCATCTTGCGGGATAAATGAGACTGTAGCTGAGAGCTAACCTTTCCCGTAACAAATCCCAGCGTCCAAATACCCTCTTTGGGATATTCAATCATCACCACCCTTCTAAATCTGGATTTGGAATCTCCCAACAGAGTTTCTAGAATTTGCTTGAGTGTTTTATATACCGATCCTGCCAGTGGAATAGCCTGAAGAAATCTTTCGCCAAAGTCCAATAACCACTTGCCGACAATATTTCTTGCCATCAAACCGATGAGCAAAATCATTAGCAGTGGCACTGCTAAACCAATTAAGAAATTGAGTATATTAGTTAAAAATGGATTTAATCCATCAAAAGGATTAATTTGTTTGGGAATGCGAGTGAGAAAATCAATCGCCCAACTAGCCAGGGAAACAGATAGCCAAATCGTAGTGGCCAAAGGAATTACCACCAGCAGACCAGCAATTAAATCGTTTTTTAAATTTTGCTTTAAGCGTTGTAGCACAGAATAATAATCCTAACAACTGAATTTAAACTCAGTTTTATTGATATTTATATTTTAGTTCTAAAACTTGCAAAGAATTGTTGCAACACCAAACCAACTCTTAAAATCTAGGTTTAAAGTGCGAAAATATTCTCCGCACTCTAGTTCTTTAGACAGTGAGCCGCTATCTTATGGCGGCTTATTTTTCGCTCGCTCCAAAATAGATATTGCGATCGGATTGTCTTTAAAATCGGTTCGACTATATTAGATAATATTTTAGAGATGCGACTTTAGAGTGATGAAAAAATTTGTAGAAATTTTACCC
It contains:
- a CDS encoding DUF502 domain-containing protein; translation: MLQRLKQNLKNDLIAGLLVVIPLATTIWLSVSLASWAIDFLTRIPKQINPFDGLNPFLTNILNFLIGLAVPLLMILLIGLMARNIVGKWLLDFGERFLQAIPLAGSVYKTLKQILETLLGDSKSRFRRVVMIEYPKEGIWTLGFVTGKVSSQLQSHLSRKMISVFIPTTPNPTSGWYAIVPEDEAIDLEITIEDAFKVLISGGIVSPGTPPATVPVSLPKAYRKVPLDSSLSQEKSSSFFPLEEES